One part of the Sphingopyxis sp. PAMC25046 genome encodes these proteins:
- a CDS encoding helix-turn-helix transcriptional regulator — MTNLALRQEGDEQERRRLGDRLREARKYLGLKQEEVAAYLKIPRTALTDIENGQRRVEAIELTRLARLYRQSVAYFTGEDEASASLPADVAHLARRVAALSTEDRAELSRFAEYLRSRSGGERS, encoded by the coding sequence ATGACCAATCTCGCACTCCGCCAGGAAGGCGACGAGCAGGAGCGGCGGCGCTTGGGCGACCGTCTGCGCGAAGCACGGAAATATCTCGGCCTCAAGCAGGAAGAAGTTGCTGCCTATCTCAAGATTCCCCGGACCGCGCTTACCGATATCGAGAATGGCCAGCGCCGCGTTGAAGCGATCGAACTGACGCGGCTTGCCCGTCTTTACCGCCAGTCGGTGGCCTATTTTACCGGCGAAGACGAGGCCTCCGCGAGCCTTCCCGCCGATGTCGCCCATCTGGCGCGACGCGTTGCGGCCTTGTCGACTGAGGACCGGGCCGAGCTGAGCCGGTTTGCCGAATATCTCCGCTCGCGGTCTGGCGGCGAACGGAGCTGA
- a CDS encoding uracil-DNA glycosylase: MTPKSFVSTLAATELPSVFNPWRDRCTVHDRSDAAARRRDNLEMLLTAALDHRVETIWIARDLGYRGGRRTGVPLTDEIHLGHAGTLMGGIAFERATQGPAVAERTAAIVWRVLERIGQPVMLWNVFPFHPHEADDPMSNRCHTRSEREATWPILQALVSMIRPRQIVAIGRDAHLALDGLDIPTTAVRHPSYGGQREFIEGMFSLYGVADDNDEPLELPLGAPHAAARRCALA; encoded by the coding sequence ATGACCCCGAAATCCTTTGTGTCCACCCTGGCGGCGACCGAACTTCCCTCAGTGTTCAATCCCTGGCGCGATCGCTGCACGGTCCATGACCGCAGCGACGCCGCCGCCCGGCGCCGCGACAATCTCGAAATGCTGCTCACCGCGGCGCTTGATCATCGCGTCGAAACGATCTGGATCGCGCGTGATCTCGGCTATCGCGGGGGGCGGCGTACGGGCGTACCGCTGACCGACGAAATTCACCTCGGACATGCCGGCACGCTGATGGGCGGCATCGCATTTGAACGTGCGACGCAGGGACCCGCCGTGGCGGAGCGCACCGCGGCGATCGTCTGGCGTGTGCTAGAGCGGATCGGTCAGCCTGTCATGCTCTGGAACGTTTTCCCGTTCCATCCCCATGAAGCGGATGATCCGATGTCGAACCGATGCCACACGCGAAGCGAGCGCGAGGCGACCTGGCCGATATTGCAAGCCCTCGTGTCAATGATCCGGCCCCGCCAGATCGTCGCGATCGGGCGCGACGCTCACCTGGCGCTGGACGGTCTCGACATTCCGACCACCGCGGTCCGCCATCCGAGCTACGGCGGGCAGCGCGAGTTCATCGAGGGCATGTTCAGCCTGTACGGTGTCGCGGATGACAACGATGAGCCGCTAGAACTGCCGTTGGGCGCGCCTCACGCCGCAGCACGGAGATGTGCGCTCGCCTGA
- the rlxS gene encoding relaxase/mobilization nuclease RlxS (I built this because a sul1 chimera in AMR looks like the C-terminus.) produces MRDDEFEPQLGRMRGRGKEQRYLSRVVKAAKRAGMKTGRRGRFDGSRIGRGASVARVLRSRDRLGAFRSRRVIVKIRPVGLGGKGMGGAKAHLRYIQRDGVTREGEAGALYSPDSDVADGKAFLERCDGDRRQFRFIVSAEDADQYPDLKPFVRRLMTQMEQDLGTKLDWVAVDHFNTGHPHTHIVVRGVNDRGENLLIAREYISHGSRQRAIEIVNLDLGPRTDLEIEERLRSDTGAERLTAIDRRLIRDMDTARLVSASDGDPFQQSLRVGRLQKLGRMGLASHVGNGTWRLEPDLANTLRQIGERGDIIRTMQRELTARKLDRAAVDRVIYDPVAKEATPIIGRVVMRGLADEHEDRHYLLVDGIDGRTHYAEIGKGELVDTIPENAIVRIAPREGGIRAVDRTIDEIAAANGGRYSIDAHLKHDPTASERFAETHVRRLEAMRKISGVVEREPDGSWIIAPDHLARVERFEAMQFRDHPVAIETLSAIPLDKLPGTDAATWLDRELVAEAPVPVRDAGFGHEVRSAQAMRRQWLITEQLADEQDGQTVYRRGMLAALQRRELLRVARQLSDKLGVPFAEAREGEAVQGRLVRAVEMTSGRHALIERSRDFTLVPWRSVLDRHVGKSVSGIMRDGGINWTLGRQRSGPSVS; encoded by the coding sequence ATGCGCGATGATGAGTTCGAACCGCAGCTGGGCCGGATGCGCGGCCGGGGCAAGGAGCAGCGCTACCTGAGCCGCGTCGTGAAAGCGGCAAAGCGGGCCGGCATGAAAACGGGCAGGCGCGGCCGTTTCGACGGCAGCCGGATCGGGCGCGGCGCGAGTGTTGCGCGGGTGCTCAGATCGCGCGACCGATTGGGCGCGTTCCGGTCGCGCCGCGTGATCGTCAAGATACGGCCTGTCGGCCTTGGCGGGAAAGGCATGGGCGGTGCGAAGGCGCACCTTCGCTATATTCAGCGCGACGGCGTGACCCGTGAGGGCGAGGCTGGTGCGCTCTACTCGCCCGACAGCGACGTCGCCGATGGCAAGGCGTTCCTCGAACGGTGTGACGGCGACCGCCGCCAGTTCCGGTTCATCGTGTCGGCCGAGGACGCCGACCAGTATCCCGACTTGAAGCCGTTCGTGCGCCGGCTGATGACGCAGATGGAGCAGGATCTTGGGACAAAGCTCGATTGGGTGGCGGTCGACCATTTCAATACCGGCCATCCGCACACGCATATCGTGGTGCGCGGCGTAAACGATCGGGGTGAGAATCTGCTGATCGCGCGCGAGTATATCTCGCACGGGAGCCGGCAGCGGGCGATCGAGATCGTCAACCTCGACCTGGGGCCGCGCACCGACCTTGAAATCGAAGAGCGGCTTCGCAGCGATACGGGTGCCGAGCGGCTGACCGCGATCGACAGACGGCTGATCCGCGACATGGATACCGCGCGGCTGGTCAGCGCGAGCGATGGCGATCCCTTCCAGCAATCGCTTCGCGTCGGTCGCCTGCAGAAACTCGGGCGCATGGGACTCGCCTCGCATGTCGGCAACGGCACCTGGCGGCTTGAGCCCGACCTTGCGAACACACTGCGCCAGATCGGCGAGCGCGGCGACATCATCCGCACCATGCAGCGCGAGCTGACCGCGCGGAAGCTCGATCGTGCTGCGGTCGATCGCGTCATCTACGACCCGGTCGCGAAGGAGGCGACGCCGATCATCGGCCGCGTCGTGATGCGCGGGCTCGCCGACGAACATGAAGACCGTCATTATCTGCTGGTCGACGGCATCGACGGGCGCACCCATTATGCCGAGATCGGCAAGGGCGAGCTGGTCGACACGATCCCCGAAAATGCCATCGTCCGGATCGCGCCACGCGAGGGCGGCATTCGCGCCGTCGATCGGACGATCGACGAGATCGCGGCGGCGAACGGCGGGCGCTATTCGATCGACGCCCATCTGAAGCACGATCCGACCGCCAGCGAACGCTTCGCCGAAACGCATGTCCGGCGGCTTGAAGCGATGCGAAAAATCTCGGGCGTCGTCGAGCGCGAGCCCGACGGAAGCTGGATCATCGCGCCGGACCATCTCGCCAGGGTCGAGAGGTTCGAAGCCATGCAGTTCCGCGACCACCCCGTTGCCATTGAAACCCTGTCGGCGATCCCGCTCGACAAATTACCGGGAACCGATGCCGCGACCTGGCTCGATCGCGAGCTGGTCGCCGAAGCGCCGGTGCCAGTGCGCGATGCTGGGTTCGGGCACGAGGTTCGTTCAGCGCAGGCGATGCGACGGCAATGGCTGATCACCGAACAGCTTGCAGACGAACAGGATGGGCAGACGGTCTATCGGCGAGGGATGCTCGCCGCGCTCCAGCGGCGAGAATTGCTGCGTGTCGCCCGCCAGCTCTCCGACAAGTTAGGCGTTCCGTTCGCCGAGGCCAGAGAGGGGGAGGCTGTTCAAGGCAGGCTCGTGCGCGCAGTCGAGATGACGAGTGGTCGCCATGCGCTCATCGAACGGTCGCGCGATTTCACGCTGGTGCCGTGGCGCTCTGTTCTCGATCGCCATGTCGGTAAATCGGTCTCGGGCATCATGCGCGACGGCGGGATCAACTGGACACTCGGGCGGCAGCGCAGCGGGCCGAGCGTCTCCTGA
- a CDS encoding conjugal transfer protein TraG, whose product MTPTKLLIGQILVVFAIVIAGLWAATQWAAAMLAYQPELGPAWFMAGSTPVYRPWALFPWWYHYDAYAPHVFDKAGALAGASGFIGCGAAIAGSLWRARQSRHVTTYGSARWARPNEIERAGLYGDAGVFLGRSRGRYLRHDGPEHIMAFAPTRSGKGVGLVIPTLLGWTGSAVVHDIKGENWQLTAGWRARFSHVLLFNPTDPASAKYNPLLEVRRGEHEVRDVQNIADILVDPEGALERRNHWEKTSHSLLVGAILHVLYAEEEKTLARVATFLSDPQRPFTATLRRMMTTNHLGTKDAPQIHPVVASAAREVLNKSENERSGVLSTAMSFLGLYRDPTVAAVTSRCDWRIADLVEAGHPVSLYLVIPPSDISRTKPLVRLVLNQIGRRLTEKLDADPARAGKHKLLMMLDEFPALGRLDFFETSLAFLAGYGVRAFLIAQSLNQIEKAYGEHNSILDNCHVRVAFATNDERTARRISDALGIATEQRAMRNYAGHRLAPWLAHVMVSRQETARPLLTTGEVMQLPPKDELVLVSGMAPIRARKLRYYEDRNFRERIAPPPQPAPGDYPDRPQARPNDWSGLVRAPDTRLGKPDDDAKADEDGGLQQQRHPGLGEEPAKKPEPPKQLDLLGLDSDDTDTIADKHAMDRAGATGTLIRAHAINQGRSADMLPDF is encoded by the coding sequence GTGACCCCGACCAAATTGCTCATCGGCCAGATCCTTGTCGTGTTCGCAATCGTGATCGCGGGCCTCTGGGCGGCGACCCAATGGGCGGCGGCGATGCTCGCCTACCAGCCCGAACTTGGTCCGGCCTGGTTCATGGCTGGAAGCACGCCGGTCTATCGTCCCTGGGCGCTCTTCCCCTGGTGGTATCACTACGATGCCTATGCGCCGCATGTTTTCGACAAGGCCGGCGCGCTCGCCGGCGCGAGCGGTTTCATCGGCTGCGGCGCGGCGATCGCAGGCTCGCTCTGGCGCGCGCGGCAGTCGCGTCACGTCACCACCTATGGTTCGGCGCGCTGGGCCAGGCCGAACGAGATCGAGCGGGCCGGCCTTTACGGTGATGCCGGCGTATTCCTGGGCCGCTCGCGCGGCCGCTATCTCCGGCATGACGGCCCCGAACATATCATGGCGTTCGCGCCAACCCGTTCGGGCAAGGGCGTCGGGCTGGTCATACCGACACTGCTTGGCTGGACCGGCAGCGCCGTGGTTCACGACATCAAGGGCGAGAACTGGCAGCTCACCGCCGGCTGGCGCGCGCGCTTCTCCCACGTCCTGCTGTTCAATCCGACCGATCCCGCTTCCGCCAAATACAACCCGCTGCTGGAGGTCCGGCGCGGCGAGCATGAGGTCCGCGACGTCCAGAACATCGCCGACATCCTGGTCGATCCCGAAGGCGCGCTCGAACGGCGCAACCACTGGGAGAAAACCTCCCATTCGCTCCTGGTCGGCGCGATCCTCCACGTCCTTTATGCGGAGGAAGAAAAGACGCTCGCACGGGTAGCCACATTCCTGTCGGACCCGCAGCGGCCGTTCACCGCCACGCTCCGGCGGATGATGACCACCAATCACCTCGGCACGAAGGATGCGCCGCAGATCCATCCCGTCGTCGCCTCGGCGGCGCGCGAGGTGCTCAACAAGAGCGAGAACGAGCGCAGCGGCGTCCTCTCCACCGCAATGTCGTTTCTCGGGCTCTATCGCGACCCGACCGTCGCCGCGGTGACATCGCGCTGCGACTGGCGGATCGCCGATCTCGTCGAGGCCGGCCATCCGGTCTCGCTCTACCTTGTCATCCCGCCATCGGACATCAGCCGCACCAAGCCGCTGGTGCGGTTGGTGCTCAACCAGATCGGCCGCCGCCTCACCGAAAAGCTCGATGCCGATCCCGCCAGGGCGGGCAAGCACAAGCTCCTGATGATGCTCGACGAGTTCCCGGCATTGGGGCGGCTCGACTTCTTCGAGACCAGTCTTGCCTTTCTCGCGGGCTATGGAGTGCGCGCCTTCCTGATCGCGCAGTCCTTGAACCAGATCGAGAAGGCTTATGGCGAGCACAACTCGATCCTCGACAACTGCCATGTCCGCGTCGCGTTTGCGACCAACGACGAGCGCACGGCGCGGCGGATTTCGGACGCGCTCGGCATCGCCACCGAACAGCGCGCGATGCGCAACTATGCCGGCCACCGGCTCGCGCCCTGGCTGGCGCACGTCATGGTCAGCCGGCAGGAGACCGCCCGGCCACTCCTGACCACCGGCGAGGTGATGCAGCTCCCGCCCAAGGATGAGCTTGTCCTTGTCTCCGGCATGGCCCCGATCCGCGCGAGGAAGCTGCGCTATTACGAGGACCGCAATTTCCGCGAGCGGATCGCACCGCCGCCGCAGCCCGCGCCCGGAGACTATCCCGACCGGCCGCAGGCACGCCCCAACGACTGGAGCGGACTGGTCCGCGCGCCCGATACCCGGCTCGGCAAGCCCGATGACGATGCGAAGGCGGATGAGGACGGCGGCTTGCAACAGCAGCGCCACCCCGGCCTCGGCGAAGAACCCGCCAAAAAACCCGAGCCGCCAAAGCAGCTCGACCTGCTCGGCCTGGACAGCGACGACACCGACACGATCGCCGACAAGCACGCGATGGACCGCGCCGGCGCCACCGGCACGCTGATCCGCGCTCACGCGATCAATCAGGGTCGCAGCGCCGACATGCTGCCGGACTTCTGA
- a CDS encoding DUF736 family protein codes for MPSIGHVQRQNDGSFRGALKTLSVNAEIAIIPNRSKTGDQPDYRVLSNGVELGGGWIRTGEVSQREYVRLAMSAPELGGRTLYANLGRAAGQDDDDAFAVIWNPGD; via the coding sequence ATGCCCTCAATCGGTCATGTCCAGCGCCAGAACGACGGTTCGTTCCGGGGCGCCTTGAAGACGCTTTCGGTCAATGCCGAGATCGCCATCATCCCCAACCGCAGTAAGACCGGGGACCAGCCCGACTACCGCGTGCTGTCGAACGGCGTCGAACTGGGCGGCGGCTGGATCCGCACCGGCGAGGTGAGCCAGCGCGAATATGTCCGCCTCGCCATGTCGGCCCCCGAACTTGGCGGCCGCACCCTCTACGCCAATCTCGGCCGCGCCGCCGGGCAGGACGACGACGACGCGTTCGCCGTTATCTGGAACCCCGGCGACTGA
- a CDS encoding C1 family peptidase — protein sequence MIDIVRDLRPLFGPARDQGARPTCLAFAASDTHAGLRDGWAPLSCEFAFYAAQKRAGRPPTSGALLSTMLDALRLDGQPDEKGWPYLAAVPADHRLWTPPATVGPLYGRNGQRDGTDLSSILAALDRDTPVLMLTMLSRSFFQPRGDGVVDPANDELPEPAQRHAVVAVGHGTVDGTPAILIRNSWGPGWGLEGHAWLTERFLAPRLFATANLTEEVDVSSHTAAA from the coding sequence ATGATCGATATCGTCCGTGACCTTCGGCCGCTGTTCGGGCCTGCGCGCGATCAAGGCGCGCGGCCGACATGCCTCGCATTCGCCGCGAGCGACACCCACGCCGGGCTTCGCGACGGCTGGGCACCGCTGTCGTGTGAATTCGCCTTTTATGCCGCGCAGAAACGGGCGGGCAGACCGCCGACGAGCGGCGCACTGCTATCCACAATGCTGGACGCGCTACGGCTCGATGGCCAACCCGACGAGAAAGGCTGGCCGTATCTGGCAGCGGTTCCAGCCGATCATCGACTGTGGACGCCGCCGGCGACCGTTGGCCCGCTCTATGGCCGCAACGGACAGAGGGATGGAACCGACCTGTCATCCATCCTTGCCGCGCTGGATCGTGACACGCCGGTGCTCATGCTGACGATGCTGTCACGGTCTTTCTTCCAGCCGCGCGGTGATGGCGTCGTCGATCCGGCGAACGACGAACTCCCCGAGCCAGCGCAACGGCACGCGGTCGTCGCGGTCGGGCATGGAACCGTGGACGGCACCCCGGCCATTCTCATCCGCAACAGCTGGGGACCAGGTTGGGGCTTGGAAGGCCACGCCTGGCTTACTGAGCGCTTTCTAGCGCCGCGCCTTTTCGCCACGGCAAATTTGACGGAGGAAGTCGATGTATCTTCCCATACCGCCGCAGCCTGA
- a CDS encoding ImmA/IrrE family metallo-endopeptidase, protein MASDYASAVRAGTMAAGRLHRELDTRALIETQGGSVDVFGAIHAVGLPLLLRPLKGLLGAYLSAPAPGVLVTTERPMSIQRFTAAHELGHFSMRHEPSLDDESILRRMPMSPEPGNNFEETEADAFAIAFMMPKWLVLAHSARQGWQIDHFRRPNVVYQLSLRIGASYEATCRTLVRYNLISPSVMTDLLRTQPRSLKVDLLKDYRPDNYRGDVWLLTERDAGSRIDGSRNDLFVLQLEEHSGGGYLWDLDQLIASGFAVVRDEREAIDGDGIGGPVVRRVTAAPDAPRRGRMSLDERRPWQPAPALTSLTLDFDLTGPEQTGLSRAERRHLLEAA, encoded by the coding sequence ATGGCGTCGGATTATGCGAGCGCGGTTCGCGCTGGTACGATGGCAGCGGGCCGCCTGCATCGCGAACTCGATACGCGCGCACTGATCGAGACCCAAGGCGGCAGCGTCGATGTCTTCGGCGCGATCCATGCCGTGGGTCTACCCTTGCTGCTTCGTCCTCTGAAAGGCCTGCTCGGCGCCTATCTCAGCGCACCTGCTCCTGGCGTTCTCGTCACGACGGAACGACCGATGAGCATCCAGCGCTTCACGGCCGCGCACGAACTCGGGCATTTTTCGATGCGACACGAGCCGAGCCTCGACGATGAGAGCATCCTGCGCCGGATGCCGATGTCGCCCGAACCGGGAAACAACTTCGAGGAAACCGAAGCCGACGCCTTTGCGATCGCCTTCATGATGCCGAAATGGCTGGTGCTCGCGCACAGCGCGCGACAAGGATGGCAGATCGATCATTTCCGGCGCCCCAATGTCGTCTATCAGCTCTCGCTGCGGATCGGCGCCAGCTATGAGGCGACGTGCCGCACCCTGGTTCGCTACAATCTGATTTCGCCATCGGTGATGACCGACCTGCTCCGGACGCAGCCGCGCAGCCTGAAGGTCGATCTCCTCAAGGACTATCGGCCCGACAACTATCGCGGCGACGTCTGGCTGCTGACCGAGCGCGATGCCGGCTCGCGGATCGATGGCAGTCGCAATGATCTTTTCGTGCTGCAGCTCGAAGAACATAGCGGCGGTGGGTATCTCTGGGATCTCGACCAACTGATCGCCAGCGGCTTCGCCGTCGTTCGAGACGAGCGTGAGGCAATCGACGGCGATGGCATCGGTGGTCCCGTTGTCCGCCGTGTCACCGCGGCGCCCGATGCGCCGCGGCGCGGCCGCATGTCGCTCGACGAGCGGCGGCCGTGGCAGCCTGCGCCGGCCCTCACCAGCCTGACGCTCGATTTCGACCTCACCGGCCCGGAACAGACGGGCCTGTCGCGCGCCGAACGGCGGCACCTGCTCGAGGCCGCCTGA
- a CDS encoding nucleoside triphosphate pyrophosphohydrolase family protein, with product MSEDFEALTVADYAKQAARTDQRSGGRALGFSMLGLFGEVGSLLSEAKKKQRDDASYLGYAHAVAEELGDVLWYLAAIARRSRMALSDIAAAAATNGGQWQTGGNETLSFHALQPQHIPLAKAPMPQFEHSLLALAGDVGLLINDFQAGGLAKDREALAGRLVAVMRRLIQAANESGVTIEAAAVKNLHKIFDRWPRERIYPAPTDAALDPEEQLPRRMAIDVYERTVRGQTFVYQRSSGVYVGDRLTDNALEPDDYRFHDVFHYAYVAVLGWSPVLRALLRLKRKSDPKLDDAEDGARAILIEEGITSWIFGQAQQLRYFENVKRGGLPLDMLKHVRQFVAGYESERCPLWLWEEAILQGYTAFRFLQEHRRGRVLIDFANRRLRIKELPS from the coding sequence ATGAGCGAGGATTTCGAAGCTCTCACTGTTGCGGATTATGCGAAGCAGGCCGCGCGGACTGATCAACGCAGCGGTGGCCGCGCACTGGGCTTCTCGATGCTTGGCCTTTTCGGCGAAGTCGGCAGCTTGCTCAGTGAGGCCAAGAAAAAGCAGCGCGACGATGCCTCCTACCTGGGTTACGCTCACGCCGTCGCGGAAGAGCTTGGTGACGTCCTTTGGTATCTGGCGGCGATCGCACGGCGCAGCCGCATGGCGCTCAGCGACATCGCTGCCGCCGCGGCGACAAACGGCGGACAATGGCAGACGGGCGGCAACGAAACGCTCAGTTTCCATGCGCTGCAGCCGCAGCACATTCCGCTTGCCAAGGCACCGATGCCGCAGTTCGAGCATAGCCTGCTCGCGCTGGCAGGCGACGTTGGGCTGCTCATCAACGATTTCCAGGCGGGCGGTCTTGCGAAGGACCGCGAAGCACTCGCGGGCCGGCTGGTCGCGGTCATGCGCCGGTTGATCCAGGCGGCAAACGAATCCGGTGTTACCATCGAGGCTGCCGCCGTGAAGAATCTTCACAAGATCTTCGATCGCTGGCCGCGCGAGCGCATCTATCCGGCGCCGACCGATGCGGCGCTCGACCCAGAAGAGCAATTGCCGCGGCGGATGGCGATCGACGTCTATGAACGCACCGTTCGCGGGCAGACATTCGTGTATCAACGCTCAAGCGGTGTGTATGTCGGCGACCGGCTCACCGACAACGCGCTCGAACCCGACGACTATCGTTTCCACGATGTCTTTCACTACGCTTATGTCGCGGTGCTTGGCTGGTCGCCAGTGCTGCGTGCGCTGCTCCGTCTCAAGCGCAAGAGCGATCCGAAACTCGACGACGCCGAAGACGGTGCTCGGGCGATTCTCATCGAAGAGGGCATAACTTCCTGGATTTTCGGACAAGCGCAGCAACTCCGGTACTTTGAAAACGTGAAGCGCGGTGGCCTTCCGCTGGACATGCTGAAGCATGTCCGCCAGTTCGTCGCCGGCTACGAATCAGAACGCTGTCCGCTGTGGCTTTGGGAGGAAGCGATCCTCCAGGGCTATACGGCTTTCCGCTTCCTTCAGGAGCATCGGCGCGGCCGCGTCCTGATCGACTTCGCCAATCGCCGCCTGCGTATCAAGGAATTGCCGTCATGA